ACTTTGACGGGGCAAAGGCGATAGCTTCCGTAGAAGTATTGGCTAAGGATAAAGAGCTTGATATAGAATTTTTAGAAAAAAATTGTGAAAAAGTTATAATTGCAACAGAAAGACTTTGCGACTGGTTTAAAAGTCTTTAATCAGCCACAATAAATGCTTGAGGGTACTTGTAAGATAATGTTCTTAAGGTATCCTCAGCTTTTTTTCTGCTGTTGAAACTTCCTACCCAAACTCTATAAAAGTTATCATTATTAACAAAAGCCTTTCTTATTACGGCAGAATCAAAGTTATTCTTTGATCTTAAAGCATTTTTATAATTTTTAAATGAGCCGACTTGTATGTAAAAAGTCCCTTTATCAAGGTCTACTGATTTGCCGTGATAAACATAATTATTAGGATTTTCACTTAGAAGCTCAATTTTTACTTTTGCAAGCCCTTTTCCTGCAAAACCAAGCTCTTCAGCACCTTTATATGACAAATCAATTATTCTACCTTTGATAAAAGGGCCTCTGTCGTTAATTCTCACAACAAGCTCTTTACCATTTTCAAGATTTTTAACTAATACCATCGAACCTAATGGTAGTGTTTTGTGTGCCGCAGTGAGGTCGTACATATTAAATTTTTCTCCTGTTGCGGTAAGTTTACCATGCTCCTCTTTACCATACCATGAAGCAAGTCCATATTGTTCAAACTCTTTAACTTTTTGCAAA
The window above is part of the Deferrivibrio essentukiensis genome. Proteins encoded here:
- a CDS encoding septal ring lytic transglycosylase RlpA family protein; the encoded protein is MLNFVACATKVQKTPPRSDYEGAVYGRPYVIRGVKYYPLQKVKEFEQYGLASWYGKEEHGKLTATGEKFNMYDLTAAHKTLPLGSMVLVKNLENGKELVVRINDRGPFIKGRIIDLSYKGAEELGFAGKGLAKVKIELLSENPNNYVYHGKSVDLDKGTFYIQVGSFKNYKNALRSKNNFDSAVIRKAFVNNDNFYRVWVGSFNSRKKAEDTLRTLSYKYPQAFIVAD